ggtacgagagaggctttgtttttaatacaagtcttattccagagatgcagagacgtcaattgcgacgtatacgcatgtctggttgattacgagaaggcgtttgatcgagtatAACACGCCAAGATgttgcaaatactaaaagaagtaggaaTTACCAACccagatctgaaaataattaaaaacctttactggaatcagactgcaaacctcagagttgacggtgaacacatcgaatatgtgaaaatcatgcgtggagtgaggcagggctgcattttgtcccccctaattttcaatctttactctgaaagaatatttatcgaagctttgcacgaaactgaaaatggtattctactaaacggttaccggctaaataacatcaggtatgcagatgacaccatagtatttgcgaaaaacctagaagacctaccagtcctcatgaacaaaatcacgtattatagTCAACAATATGCACTCAATacaaacgtaaagaaaacaaCCCAGTAAACAGACTTGAGCCCAATTACGTgataattacgttaaatttacggcaaatttcaacgaatacgtaacttgGTGATTTAcgacgggaaaaaaacgtatttcagtgccaaatcattcacctatatattagtgctttctttatacatgtttgacattagaataatataaaatcataatgacgaatatagtacatgttttttataatatttgtgaattttggttacatcgcaaaggtacgtttatttcacgtaataatcacgaaacagaaataacttcctttggtttaattttgagaaatattttggaaacaaaattttacaacggtgttggttaaatacgtatcgcttgaattttactcattgtattttatggacgtcgaaaaattagatatatttcacgtaaaagtaatgtaaataataccaatatttaaacaaaaagtttatgatttcgcttttaagatcatttagcataactatttcaatccaaccttgatttgaagctatttttttctttaaaaatatcacaggagctaaaatgatATTGAGTCttattttcaaatcgcgcgcggtcatgaagtactaccaagcctttctcccaGTCCAGTCcaacattgtttgatttgcttgtctagataattgctaagaagaaatgcgttcaatgtgcgtccccgtttaggattttgtcctcttcagggtttgtcgTGAATGTATTGTGTGGCAGTAAAAgaaaacagtccgaaaaacacactggggcaagtgtcgtatcctggtgtttttccttggttatgccggacggtggtgtccagaaggctaaaagtcaacagagaagaaagttttgatggattgttgttggttccatagacgtttacgtgtactgtccgtgctttgctctcgaccagtctccctagaaaccattgtacaacgacaggcgaacctgcgtccctcgtgggCGGTCAGGAGATGGCTTTTGAGCGTAGCgcggacagtgagcgttcgagtggagaaaatagttgcggctattttcttgggacgaacaggtataattgtgcaatgaagttggaaaaccgcaaaaaaccaacttctccctgttcggggtagggaagaggatatgttataggtgggtacggaaggctaacggagtagcctcaaggatgttttcgtactctgccgggagttcgtcaatgcatgtttgcattagagcagacggtaaatgaatctttttgtGTTTGGGCGTTCGgcagagtacgtggccggaagatgaacaggaacatttgagagattcttgtgtgtcggagggggggccgttgattactttgattgtgaagttcctgttcagagagtttattctctcggtgattttggggatgtttgagatgttatggatttcgtttgaggggtatcgccagtgctcatagttgcatctacgcaagattctacgttctgcccccaacaacctctcttgttttgaTCTAGCACAAAGAGAGTAGAtgcatgatttgtactccatgacgggtcgaataaaggtcttgtaagtgtgaatgagagtcttcttgtgtgtcttgccaatttttcccgagagagggttgagaagtctggccctgttccttaccctatctaaagttgcctttagatctgcgtcccagttgagagtcctggtgaacagtactcccaaatagttcgcagtcgtgctaacaacaagcctttctcccaacagtctcagtggatattggtcgtcttcattaattatgattctatatgacacagaaggggcgcgaaacacaattgttgttgttttgttcgcgttcagcgtgactctccacttacaacaccattcgccgaccccgtccaacagagcctgggctcttctgaagaggagtcttgggttgtatcgagaggttgttgtgagcagagtcgtgtcgtctgcatagagaaacagccgagtacctgggatattttggttagtgattaGCCTTTCTCCTCCGtctcctcctttaaataccatcacgtgactaacaaagttggttcgaaaactaaattaatcgatttatcgaataatagatacgtttcgataggattatttttttttatattattctggtattgaaatagatttttagtaagaccaattagttaatagtagaagaaatttaaaaacaaaaagaaaattcgtaatactaatttaaagtaagtagaatagtttaactgtaatttaaaaataatcgatttttataatcgatgatcattacctctaatatcagcttctctgacttctcacatttctcacaacaaaaccaaaagtgaaacgtgaagagctttatttccctcgttttattttaggcgggtttatttatagtaatgtctttcgtattaacgtttacctcactgctcgagggttgaagtgccatgatgcaattagaaaaaacaagaaagtgtcgaagtgtcctcctcgaaattaaaagtgacctgtgttgtgttttgtgttggcaaattttttaatgtgtctttaggtcggtaccatttttggttcattatcttgtataataattatacaggacaaatgttttaaagtctctaaattctactaaataaatacattgttaatactttatatgcttgttttatttatatcatactatgaggataataattacgtgattcataagttttaaggtcgaattatttacgtgaaccggggacgtatctttcacgtgaatactaatatacacattccctaaaagatatgttaatcaacacgtatttgcaacgtgacTTTCCCGAAagattttattgctatttaaggtaaataacacgtctattgaagacgagttattcacgtaatttaaagacgtattttcaatgtgacattccaaccaaattttcacgtgaaattcacgttatcaatttacgtatattggtgacaaatgtacccaaaattcacgtaattaacacgtcggaCTGTTTGCTGGGAAAGCTTATGCAACAAagcaactctatatcaaccaaacccctgtagaaagagtgaggcactacaactacctcggcaccataataaatgaagaatggaccaacaaccaagagataagagcgcgcatcggaaaagctagatcaatcttcaaccgtatgggcacgtttttcaagagccacaacctatttcttggtataaaagtaagaatgttgaGATGTTACCTcctctctgtccttttttatggtgttgaatcatggaccttgaacgaaaaTATGTGCCGAACGTTGGaaacatttgagatgtggctatatcgaagaattcttaaaatcccatggactgatcgagtcacaaatgaggaggtttttagaagaatggggaagaaccgagaggtactgaccaccatcaaatttCGAAagatggaatactttggacaaattatgcgaaatgaatccagatatgccctcctacaagccatcctgcaaggaaaatatttggaaagcgaagtccaggaagaagaagaacatcctggttaaaaaacctcagaacctggttcaacacaacatctgtgcagcttttccgcgttgctgcagataaagtgaagattgccatgatgatcgccaacattcgtcacgaataggcacatcaagaagaagatcATCATTCATTCTGGTCACATATCCTATCCAATTCTATTTCATCCATACTATGAGCTCTATTACATCTGTGACACCCGTCTTCTTCTTATTTCCTCGTTTTAATTCTGTATccgagagtcagtccaagtaacGACCGTTCCATTTTCCATTATTCTTTGGGCTACTCCGAGTTTGATTGCTGCCTGAGCTAAGAAAGCGTTtcagcgccgtaagtcatgactggtgGTACACATTGatcttctttttcaaataattgAAGATAACTGAGCAGTGAGCATGTTACTCTGGAAAAGGTCTGATAAAAGCCCGACCAATGGTCATGTGTATTCGATTTAGAGCTTCAcaatacgatacaatatcgatactttttaagtattgagtattgtattggttgggccaatgaagtatcgtatcgttATAAAAATATCgcattgatattgatttcgatacgatgtCGATACAATACTCAATAAAATATGGACATAAAAAGGATTGtacatctgagctgtgtaggcTCTTTATGCCCATTTTTGCTGGCTTGGCAAATGGAcgttattctaaaaatattacgaatattgcttataacttatatgtatattcttataaagattgaatatggctgaatgcttttttgaaagtcgacaaatacttactaattctgtattgtttaaaaactactattgaaaatatagggaaatccccggagattcggaataaatcgcaattcagtattttgttaaaaattattttttagtcaTCATCACTTACgtccataatattgccacaaatgccacaagatataaacagtgtaatcataacagGCATTTACTCACTTTAAAGAATTTCAAGTTCATGCAGTCAAGtgtaaaatattaaaacagctgatgcttgggttgcagatcactaatacttttatgtaataaataattatggtctaaatacctattccacaaaatataatcaaacaactgttgcgttttattttttttttctcgatatcgatattttcaataatatcgaggcaagcgtatcgacaatacaggAGTATTATATTGATTttagataatgagtatcgtatcgacattaacattgttaaggtatgtattgtatcggtatcgtattggttttcgatacgatatcaatacaatatcgatatttttatcgaatatcgtgaaactctatATTCGATGGATTTCTCTGTAATAACTTTTATGCAGTGGAGGTGGTCATTATtgccaaagtttttcctaaaatCTGCCTGATCCTGAGATTggtaaaaacatttttgtagattGGTTTAATAGGCTGATGGGTCGGCAATGCTAGAGGACTGTTGGATGAACTTTTTTGCATATTAAAATAATAAGTGCGCGGTGTGATCTTGTAGGTATTTAGCTTTGGTGCACACCTAAGTTGAAAAattcctttattttttctctGTCCCTCCAATCTCTGCGGCTTCTACAACGATATATCTGTAACCGAATCATTCCACTATTTTCTCGTCTATGTTAAAATCCATCTTTCTATCAAAGTTCTTTGTCTTATTTTTATTCGTTTCTTATTCTGTCCATTTTCTAACTTGAAAGTATCTTAGAAGACATATTTCATATCTGTATACGttacgttttttcttttttttttttgttaaaattcaCAATGTTGTCTTTTACTTACTTAAGACTGCCGTCTTAAGAGTATTATTGCTTTGGCGTTTTACTTTGTCTATACATGGTCACATCAAGTGCTTTAGTGtgtacaattttaattatttgaagtattcatttgttttgttaCTCTTTATTTGCCTTTGCTAATGAACTTATTTCATGGTTCTAATGTATGTTCTAACATATTTATTAGTTCTTATTGCTATAATTTGCGCGCTTAGTTGTACTATAAAAATATTCTTTGTTCGTTATTAGACGATGTTTGCGTGTTGCATGGCTTTctgttatatattttatataatactaTCTTTGGTAAATCCACGGAATACTATTAAACCTTTCCCATTTTGCTTTCAGATTGCTCTAATTACGTTGTCAGCCTTCTCCTTAGTCTTAGCCGAACCACCAGTACCAAGTAGCCAGTACCTGCCATCCAATACATATGGAGCGCCAAAGCTGTCAACTCCAGCTAGCACATACGGAGCCCCAGCGCAGACGGAAGCTATCCTGAAACCCAGCAGCAGTTACGGCCCACCAAGCAGTAGTTATGGCCCACCCAGCAATACCTACGGGCCACCCAGCAACACCTATGGACCTCCTAGCAACACCTACGGACCTCCTAGCAACACTTATGGCCCACCTAGCAATACTTATGGCCCACCTGGATATGGAGGTCGTGATGATCAATCAGTAAGTACCATTCTATTTTGTTTCGAATTTTGTACTATTTTATGCTACTTGATTCTATTTTAGATTTATGTTCTTATCTGAAAATTAAGTACAACTATGTAACAAACCTTGAACAAATATGATTTTATCAGTTTATGTGTATCTACCTTGTTCTCAATTATTTGAAACGTTTTGTTCCTTCTGTAGTATATAGTCTAgtgcaggggttcccaaactgtggggcgcgccccccctGGGGGGCGTGAGGACATATCAGGGGGGGCGCGagacaagttgaacattaaattaaatttagttagcCGCTTGTTAAATTGTGTCTGGTaacgcagagtaagcaaaagttatctcaaatacctctttttgacaacactgtgaaacgccgcattgatgatatgaccgaagacatacaaaaccaggtagtttatgcagtaaaataatcgccattttttgatattcagctagacgagagtactgacatagcacaacgttatcagttaattgtttatgtttggtatattcaaaacgaaagaataaaagacgagctactcttttcttcagagttggagactggagaccacgacaaaagctattaatgttagatatgaaagcagtgtgagggttttttgacaaacatgaactctcttggcataaactgatcagtttatgtacagatggAGCACCTTCAATGCTTGGTTTTCGTTCAGGCTATTTGCAATTAGtaatagagaaaaatgctgatgtgattgggatacattgttttatacatcgacaagctttggcagcaaaaacccttccaaatgaacttatggctgtcttaaagttgtgtattaaagtagtgaagtacataaaaacagtgcgttgaatactcgactgtttaaaactctttgtgaagatttagaaagtgatcacaaaacactgctacttcatacagaagtacgatgACTCTCAAAAGTAAACATGTtggcaagattatttgacctttgaGATGAAGTAATTACCTTGGAACATCAAAAGCAATATGAGCTAAACATGGCTTTCAAAAATCATTGTACCCAAGTAATTGGGTAATGGCTTATTTGTCAGATATCTTTGACTCGTTGAACAGCCTCAACCTAAAGCTGCAGGGTGGAGACTCAAATATAGTAGTTACTCATTGTGATGAAGGCTTAGTTACTCAACTTTGGAGGCGTAAAATATCAGCAAACTCgtgaaattattcaaatttctctaaagtagagccaatctcagaagaaacacgcttcaaggacatttgtgaaggatcaagtttgaaaatccaaatatcaaaccatttggagagcttaattgaagagttccagaaatacttcccaaacacttgtgacaattttatttacagaatgtcaactgatccattccatgtcaacatagactccctgcctgaatcacttcaagaagatgctttgcaaataaatccaaatgattttttgcatgattcatctgccaaatactttgttataattaataattataatggacaaaccttcattttggttaaaatatttcaaagtgtatcttagtgtatcacgtgaagctcttcatttatatttgccttttacaagtaactatttgtgcgattttcaacacttgtggcaaaaaaaaacaaagtatcgGAATGAACTTGATGTTGCTAATGACTTATGCTGTGCACTTACTAAAACTCGGCCACGAATAGGCATACTATAGTAAATAAAATGCAAGCACATCCTTCTCACTAACcaacctaatatatttttcttttattaataatttttgtattttatggaaactgatattgttgtatcttatggcagaataaataagtgttttgttttcaagctaatacttatttgtttttgttttgttcctatttaggcccatacaatttattgtaaagggggggggcgcgagaagctttcatttcaacaaaagggggcgtggtacaaaaaagtttgggaacccctggtcTAGTGTATAGTGCATCGTCTTTACAATGTCTATTCAAGATTTTAGAATACTAGAAGCTGTTTTTCattgatatatttaaatttgttttatttattataggaACCTGCCAACTACCAATTCTCTTACCACGTAGAAGACGCTGCCTCAGGAAATGACTTCGGCCACGAAGAACAAAGACAAGGAGACGTCGCCAAAGGAAAGTATTTCGTCCTCCTTCCCGACGGTCGTCTCCAAACTGTTGAATACACTGCCGACAATGACGGATACAAACCAAAGATCAGCTACGAGCAAGTTGGA
This genomic window from Diabrotica virgifera virgifera chromosome 1, PGI_DIABVI_V3a contains:
- the LOC114328859 gene encoding pro-resilin-like — its product is MKIALITLSAFSLVLAEPPVPSSQYLPSNTYGAPKLSTPASTYGAPAQTEAILKPSSSYGPPSSSYGPPSNTYGPPSNTYGPPSNTYGPPSNTYGPPSNTYGPPGYGGRDDQSEPANYQFSYHVEDAASGNDFGHEEQRQGDVAKGKYFVLLPDGRLQTVEYTADNDGYKPKISYEQVGGYPSGGPSGYPSGGPSNGGYQY